In uncultured Umboniibacter sp., one genomic interval encodes:
- a CDS encoding class II aldolase/adducin family protein: MTETERKLRIELAACYRIFAHLGWDELIYNHITVKIPDTPNHFLINPYGLHYSEITASSLLKVGITGNKIDDSEYDANPAGMVIHSAVHAARPDLHCITHLHTNEGLAVACSKNGLRHDNFYSVMLYNRVAYHDFEGLTVNDGEKERLVASLGHHSQLILRNHGLLSAGGTIEEAFIATWTLQRACEIQVACDATGQEVIPISAEIGEKTEQLLETQIGSAGLGRREYAAMRRVVAQHNPGFDDL; the protein is encoded by the coding sequence ATGACTGAGACTGAACGTAAGTTGCGAATCGAGCTTGCAGCCTGCTATCGAATTTTCGCCCATCTTGGTTGGGATGAGCTGATTTATAACCATATAACGGTAAAGATTCCCGATACTCCCAATCACTTTCTAATCAACCCCTATGGCTTACATTACAGTGAAATAACGGCATCCTCGCTGTTGAAGGTAGGTATTACAGGGAACAAGATTGACGATAGTGAATACGACGCTAATCCAGCGGGAATGGTGATCCATAGTGCGGTGCATGCCGCGCGGCCCGATCTGCACTGTATCACTCACCTCCACACCAACGAAGGTTTGGCGGTAGCCTGCTCCAAAAACGGCTTACGTCACGATAACTTCTATTCGGTAATGCTTTACAATCGCGTTGCCTATCACGATTTTGAGGGGCTAACCGTCAACGATGGTGAGAAAGAGCGACTCGTGGCCAGTTTGGGTCATCACTCGCAATTGATTCTTCGCAATCATGGGTTATTAAGTGCTGGCGGAACAATCGAAGAAGCCTTTATTGCCACTTGGACACTTCAACGCGCCTGCGAGATTCAAGTAGCTTGCGATGCCACCGGGCAAGAAGTGATTCCTATTAGCGCTGAGATTGGTGAAAAAACCGAGCAGCTACTCGAGACTCAAATTGGCTCGGCGGGCTTAGGTCGACGAGAATATGCGGCCATGCGTAGAGTGGTGGCGCAACATAATCCGGGTTTTGATGATTTGTAG
- the arfB gene encoding alternative ribosome rescue aminoacyl-tRNA hydrolase ArfB: MLRLSNNVEIPRAELEFNAMRAQGAGGQNVNKLNSAIHLRFDIKASSLPEFHKQRLLKLRDSRVSKEGVIVIKAQQHRTQEKNREDALLRLKELILEAIKVVPTRKATKPTKSSQRKRLDSKTKHASTKRMRGRVDGHA; the protein is encoded by the coding sequence ATGCTACGCCTATCTAATAACGTGGAAATACCCCGTGCGGAGCTGGAATTTAATGCCATGCGCGCACAGGGTGCGGGTGGACAAAATGTCAACAAGCTTAACTCCGCCATCCATCTCCGTTTTGATATTAAGGCATCGTCACTCCCTGAGTTCCATAAACAACGCCTACTAAAACTGCGCGATAGTCGTGTTAGTAAAGAGGGCGTCATCGTCATTAAGGCACAGCAACATCGGACTCAGGAAAAGAACCGCGAAGATGCTCTACTTCGCCTGAAAGAGTTGATTCTAGAGGCGATTAAGGTCGTGCCGACACGCAAAGCGACTAAACCTACTAAATCCTCGCAGCGAAAACGATTGGATAGTAAGACGAAACACGCGTCCACCAAACGAATGCGTGGACGAGTGGATGGTCATGCTTGA
- a CDS encoding ABC transporter permease, with amino-acid sequence MNSRELWIAYLTIVRKEVRRFIRIWPQTILPPAVTTGLYFVIFGALIGQRIGPMGGFNYMEFVAPGLIMMTIITNSYSNVASSFFSAKFQNSVEELLVSPTPNWVILAGWVSGGVARGLCVAAVVTVLTLIFTDLSVTHIGLTCLVILNTAILFATAGFINAVYARTFDDISIIPTFVLTPLTYLGGIFYSITLLPAFWQSASMANPIFYMVNAFRYGVLGESDVSPMIAIVMTLGLTAILVWAALRLLNSSRMRA; translated from the coding sequence ATGAATTCACGGGAATTATGGATTGCCTATCTCACAATTGTGAGGAAAGAAGTTCGCCGATTCATTCGCATTTGGCCACAGACAATTCTGCCACCGGCAGTGACTACGGGACTCTATTTTGTAATTTTTGGCGCTTTGATTGGCCAACGAATTGGGCCCATGGGAGGCTTCAACTACATGGAGTTTGTCGCCCCCGGTTTGATTATGATGACCATTATCACCAACTCCTACTCAAATGTTGCCTCAAGTTTCTTTAGCGCCAAGTTTCAGAACTCCGTTGAGGAACTATTAGTATCGCCAACCCCTAACTGGGTTATTTTAGCGGGCTGGGTGTCCGGCGGTGTCGCCCGAGGTCTCTGTGTTGCAGCAGTGGTTACCGTGCTCACGCTGATCTTTACAGACCTGTCGGTTACGCATATAGGTCTGACTTGCCTGGTAATTCTCAACACGGCAATCCTGTTCGCCACAGCTGGCTTTATTAATGCCGTGTATGCGCGAACCTTCGATGATATCTCCATCATTCCTACCTTTGTGCTAACGCCGTTGACCTACCTTGGCGGAATTTTTTACTCAATTACGCTACTTCCTGCCTTTTGGCAGAGTGCGAGTATGGCCAATCCGATTTTCTATATGGTCAATGCCTTCCGCTATGGGGTTTTGGGCGAAAGCGATGTCTCACCAATGATTGCCATTGTGATGACCTTAGGTCTAACGGCTATTTTGGTCTGGGCAGCTCTACGCTTGCTCAATAGCAGTAGAATGAGAGCGTAG
- a CDS encoding acyltransferase — MRKDHRPAWLKHLQIKLNRFYVQRFVAPELDELGSYPHIVGPRHLKLFGAGIRIGDCLHMACDSDRNVRLISWPSQSGPASIHIGDYCLISPGVKIQAAKSVIIGDNCMLAAEASISDSDWHGLYNRLRPFGKATAAVTLGNNVWIGERAIVTKGVSIGDNSVVGAGAVVTSDVPDNVVVAGVPAKIIKKLNPKRRMLKREAMFSNPQHFEATAQELDRYVMEGNSFFGWARQLVAPNKKR; from the coding sequence GTGCGTAAGGATCATCGGCCCGCGTGGCTAAAACACCTACAAATCAAATTGAATCGATTCTACGTGCAACGTTTTGTTGCGCCGGAGCTAGACGAACTCGGAAGTTATCCGCATATTGTTGGACCTCGCCACCTCAAGTTGTTTGGCGCGGGAATTCGAATCGGTGACTGCCTTCATATGGCCTGTGATTCCGATAGAAACGTCCGTTTAATTTCCTGGCCTAGCCAATCTGGTCCCGCCTCGATTCACATTGGCGACTACTGCCTTATCTCACCTGGTGTTAAAATTCAGGCGGCTAAGTCCGTCATAATTGGTGATAACTGTATGCTAGCAGCGGAAGCTTCCATCTCAGATTCCGACTGGCATGGCCTTTACAATCGTTTGCGCCCTTTTGGTAAAGCAACCGCGGCGGTCACCCTTGGCAATAATGTTTGGATAGGTGAACGAGCCATTGTGACGAAGGGAGTATCGATCGGTGATAATTCGGTAGTCGGTGCCGGTGCTGTCGTTACCAGTGATGTACCGGATAATGTGGTAGTTGCTGGAGTGCCTGCTAAAATTATAAAGAAGTTAAATCCAAAACGAAGAATGTTAAAGCGAGAGGCCATGTTTTCCAACCCGCAACACTTCGAAGCAACAGCTCAGGAGTTGGACCGTTATGTGATGGAAGGAAATTCTTTCTTTGGCTGGGCGCGTCAGCTTGTAGCACCTAACAAAAAGCGTTAG
- the queF gene encoding NADPH-dependent 7-cyano-7-deazaguanine reductase QueF (Catalyzes the NADPH-dependent reduction of 7-cyano-7-deazaguanine (preQ0) to 7-aminomethyl-7-deazaguanine (preQ1) in queuosine biosynthesis), with protein MSEINNIHEQIPLGKSTEYQSHYNPALLAPIPRGLSRRTLAACQREMFGEDLWTAYEMSWLKPGGVPVVAVMRCHVPSTSTHIIESKSFKLYLNSYNGSEFDSFKAVEQQLKADLSAAAGESVSVVLERLDAAETSLQVGALAGIDCVDDLAITVTQYEPDASLLAVDDSMLVEEALCSHLLKSNCPVTSQPDWASVIIRYKGPQIVPESFLAYVISFREHQDFHEHCVERMYVDLMNRFNFDYLDVVARYTRRGGLDINPFRSSRADAPRIETRLVRQ; from the coding sequence GTGTCCGAAATTAATAACATTCACGAACAAATCCCGCTTGGCAAGAGTACCGAGTATCAATCTCATTACAATCCAGCGCTGCTGGCGCCAATTCCTCGAGGGCTCTCTCGTCGTACGTTAGCTGCGTGTCAGCGAGAGATGTTTGGTGAGGACCTATGGACCGCCTACGAGATGTCCTGGCTTAAGCCCGGCGGGGTGCCGGTTGTGGCAGTCATGCGCTGCCATGTTCCGAGTACCAGTACACACATTATTGAATCAAAGAGCTTCAAACTCTACTTAAACTCCTACAACGGCTCTGAGTTCGACTCATTCAAGGCGGTTGAGCAACAATTGAAGGCGGATTTAAGTGCGGCAGCGGGTGAATCGGTTAGTGTCGTTTTGGAGCGTTTAGATGCAGCTGAAACATCACTTCAGGTTGGTGCGCTAGCCGGCATAGATTGCGTTGATGATTTGGCTATTACGGTGACTCAATATGAGCCGGATGCGAGTTTGTTGGCTGTAGATGACAGCATGCTTGTAGAAGAGGCACTTTGCTCTCATTTACTTAAAAGTAACTGCCCAGTCACGAGTCAACCGGATTGGGCCAGTGTCATTATTCGCTATAAAGGTCCGCAAATCGTGCCAGAGAGTTTTCTTGCCTATGTGATTTCATTTCGCGAGCACCAAGACTTTCATGAACATTGCGTAGAGCGGATGTATGTGGATTTGATGAATCGCTTTAACTTTGACTACTTGGATGTGGTGGCGAGGTACACGCGTAGAGGAGGGTTGGATATTAATCCATTCCGCTCAAGCCGAGCAGACGCGCCTCGAATTGAAACGCGTTTGGTTCGACAATAA
- a CDS encoding adenylate/guanylate cyclase domain-containing protein, producing MLNIRENEGSVSSESTARNQYLFRTLSCIAAAATLYTTAAESLNWTIYGYALFTLVYPGISYQITKAFEKQLKNKVQWFNAADAALIGGALTLIDFSLLPTIMFVALVQFNALVAGGGIKWRNDNVAFIAGIATMTLFHEPVLTFSNDLAISKAALIGITSYFCIYGLFMHDAVRRERENSKVFKEEHIALQLNNYKLSKYISPQIHQQIMSGRDVRLGTQRKKLTVFFSDLKEFSTLAEELEAEPLTELLNTYLTEMSQIAQRYDGTIDKFIGDAVMVFFGDPESDGAKMDAMKAVGMAIAMRKHLRKLQKQWRLQGVSKPLEMRIGINTGYCTVGNFGTESRMDYTVLGTEVNLASRLEAAAQPGQILVSHTTYALIKDRIMCRKVGQIDVKGFSQPVTVYEALDWRKNLGGKKSFIEQYADGFSLHMDLDELKPKDRAEVLKALKSAAEHLQQKG from the coding sequence ATGCTAAATATACGCGAGAACGAGGGCTCTGTTTCATCCGAATCTACGGCCCGAAACCAGTATTTGTTCCGCACACTCAGTTGCATTGCCGCTGCGGCAACGTTATATACCACGGCCGCAGAAAGCTTGAACTGGACTATTTATGGCTACGCATTATTCACCCTAGTGTATCCTGGAATTAGCTACCAAATAACTAAAGCATTCGAAAAGCAGCTCAAGAATAAGGTCCAGTGGTTTAATGCCGCCGATGCGGCCTTAATTGGTGGCGCACTGACGTTAATTGACTTCAGTCTCCTACCAACCATTATGTTTGTTGCACTGGTGCAATTTAATGCCTTGGTTGCCGGTGGCGGTATCAAGTGGCGTAACGATAATGTTGCCTTTATCGCGGGTATCGCAACCATGACGTTGTTTCATGAACCCGTACTGACATTTAGTAATGATCTAGCAATCAGCAAGGCGGCCTTAATTGGTATCACTAGCTACTTCTGTATTTATGGCCTATTCATGCACGATGCGGTTCGCCGTGAGCGTGAAAATAGTAAAGTCTTCAAGGAAGAACATATCGCCCTGCAGCTGAATAATTACAAGCTGAGCAAATACATATCGCCACAAATTCATCAACAAATCATGTCGGGACGAGACGTTCGCTTGGGCACCCAGCGTAAAAAACTCACGGTCTTCTTTTCAGACCTAAAAGAGTTCAGTACGTTGGCCGAAGAGTTAGAGGCTGAACCTCTCACTGAGCTTCTTAACACGTATCTTACCGAAATGAGTCAAATTGCCCAACGCTACGACGGTACGATTGATAAATTCATCGGTGATGCCGTGATGGTATTCTTCGGAGATCCAGAGTCTGATGGCGCTAAAATGGACGCTATGAAGGCTGTGGGAATGGCCATTGCCATGCGCAAGCACTTACGTAAATTACAGAAGCAATGGCGTCTCCAGGGTGTCTCAAAGCCACTTGAAATGCGCATCGGCATTAATACGGGTTACTGTACCGTTGGAAACTTTGGCACCGAATCGCGAATGGATTACACCGTTTTGGGAACCGAAGTAAATCTAGCCTCAAGACTTGAAGCTGCCGCGCAGCCTGGACAAATATTAGTGAGTCACACCACCTATGCGCTCATTAAGGATCGAATCATGTGTCGTAAGGTGGGACAGATTGACGTCAAGGGATTTAGTCAGCCAGTAACGGTTTACGAAGCACTGGATTGGCGTAAAAATTTAGGCGGAAAAAAATCTTTCATCGAACAATACGCGGATGGATTTAGCCTACACATGGACCTCGATGAACTCAAACCTAAGGACAGAGCCGAAGTACTTAAGGCTCTGAAATCCGCTGCAGAGCACCTTCAACAAAAGGGTTAG
- a CDS encoding ABC transporter ATP-binding protein, translating into MTSALSIKQLTKTYENGFEALKGIDFEVKQGDFFALLGPNGAGKSTTIGVLSSLVRKSTGSVSIMGVDIDDDFAKAKQFLGVVPQEFNFNVFEKVYNILITQAGFYGISEADAKPRAEKYLKELGLWDKRDDVARNLSGGMKRRLMIARALIHEPRILILDEPTAGVDIELRRSMWAFLQKVNAEGVTIILTTHYLEEAESLCRNVAIIDRGIIVENTTVKSLLGRLQRETFVFDLASEAGHRPSVDGYELRWTDDSSFEVDVEKSQGLSKLFGEISKLNLDVSSMRNKANRLEELFISLTGESKQ; encoded by the coding sequence ATGACCAGTGCGCTGTCGATCAAACAATTAACAAAGACCTACGAAAACGGTTTCGAGGCTCTCAAGGGCATCGACTTCGAAGTAAAGCAGGGCGATTTCTTTGCGCTGCTCGGCCCGAATGGAGCCGGTAAATCAACGACTATCGGCGTGTTAAGTTCGCTAGTGCGTAAGTCGACGGGCAGCGTTTCCATTATGGGCGTGGATATTGATGACGACTTTGCCAAGGCTAAGCAATTTCTGGGTGTCGTACCTCAGGAATTCAATTTCAATGTCTTTGAGAAGGTCTACAACATTCTGATCACTCAAGCGGGTTTTTACGGTATTAGCGAGGCCGACGCGAAACCGAGAGCAGAAAAGTACCTTAAGGAGCTTGGGCTCTGGGACAAGCGAGATGATGTAGCTCGTAACTTATCTGGTGGTATGAAGCGCCGATTAATGATTGCTAGGGCGCTTATTCATGAACCGCGTATCTTGATTCTGGATGAACCGACTGCGGGCGTTGATATTGAACTGCGTCGCAGCATGTGGGCATTCCTTCAGAAGGTGAATGCCGAAGGCGTAACGATCATCTTAACGACTCATTACCTTGAAGAGGCTGAAAGTCTCTGCCGTAATGTCGCGATTATTGATCGCGGTATCATTGTTGAAAATACCACCGTTAAATCGCTACTCGGAAGGCTTCAACGGGAGACTTTCGTATTTGACCTGGCTAGCGAGGCAGGGCACCGACCATCGGTGGACGGCTACGAACTTCGTTGGACTGACGACTCTTCCTTTGAGGTGGATGTAGAAAAATCTCAGGGCTTAAGTAAATTATTCGGCGAAATCTCAAAACTAAACCTCGATGTCTCGTCAATGCGTAACAAAGCTAATCGTTTAGAAGAGCTGTTTATTAGTCTAACTGGAGAATCGAAGCAATGA
- a CDS encoding TauD/TfdA family dioxygenase: MHIEPYSKGCGAVVSNIDLAHVSADEAQELKKLLAEYGVLFFRAQQLSESAHIDLANALGEIVHNKFFKPVPKFPSIAEVRKEAKQEMNIGGGWHTDHSYDVEPALGSILVARELPSNGGNTRFAHLGRACAGLSVGFRKMLSQLTAVHSNEHIYGPNGFYSQTDLAEVLSGSSEVGSATHPVIIRHPVSGAEVLYVNPGHVLGIEGWNKAEASALLEYLYQFVDQADYTCSFNWEPGSIAIWDNRMTWHFADNDYQGERRLMHRITLAGEPLEAMEL; this comes from the coding sequence ATGCATATAGAACCTTATTCAAAGGGCTGCGGAGCGGTGGTCTCAAATATAGATTTGGCCCATGTTTCGGCAGACGAAGCGCAAGAGCTTAAGAAGCTGCTTGCCGAATACGGGGTACTTTTTTTTCGCGCGCAACAACTATCGGAGAGCGCCCATATTGATCTAGCCAATGCATTGGGTGAGATTGTTCATAATAAATTTTTTAAGCCCGTCCCTAAATTTCCGAGTATTGCCGAGGTTCGTAAAGAGGCGAAACAGGAAATGAACATTGGCGGTGGCTGGCATACCGATCATTCCTACGATGTTGAACCCGCATTGGGGTCTATTTTGGTAGCTCGTGAGTTACCTTCGAATGGCGGTAATACTCGCTTTGCGCACCTGGGCCGAGCCTGCGCCGGCTTATCGGTGGGGTTTCGTAAAATGCTATCGCAGCTTACAGCGGTGCACTCGAATGAACACATCTATGGACCGAATGGTTTCTATAGTCAAACTGATCTGGCCGAGGTACTGAGTGGTTCATCGGAAGTGGGTTCAGCAACGCATCCAGTGATTATCCGTCACCCCGTTTCGGGAGCTGAAGTGCTTTACGTAAACCCAGGGCACGTTTTAGGTATTGAGGGCTGGAACAAAGCGGAAGCCTCTGCCTTATTGGAATATTTATATCAATTTGTAGATCAAGCTGATTACACCTGTTCATTTAACTGGGAACCCGGTTCTATTGCTATCTGGGATAATCGTATGACTTGGCATTTTGCTGATAACGACTATCAGGGTGAACGCAGACTGATGCATCGAATTACCTTAGCGGGAGAACCATTGGAGGCCATGGAGCTATGA